From Zalophus californianus isolate mZalCal1 chromosome 16, mZalCal1.pri.v2, whole genome shotgun sequence, one genomic window encodes:
- the KRT36 gene encoding keratin, type I cuticular Ha6 → MATQVCSPIFSSGSAKGLCGPAGGLSRVSSVRSVGSCRVPSLAGAMGSTSSVRLGLSSFGSCLPGSYLSTGCHPSGFVGSGGWFCEGSFNGSEKETMQFLNDRLANYLEKVRQLERENAELEKRIREWYESQIPYICPDYQSYFKTIEELQQKILLTKAENARLVLQIDNAKLAADDFRTKYEMELSMRQLVEADTNGLRRILDELTLSKANLEAQVESLKEELLCLKKNHEDEVNVLRCQLGDRLNVEVDAAPPVDLNKILDDMRCQYEALVENNRRDVEAWFNTQIEELNQQVVSSSEQLQSCQAEIIELRRTVNALEIELQAQHSMRNSLESTLAETEARYGSQLGQMQCLISNVEAQLAEIRCGLERQNQEYQVLLDVKARLESEIATYRRLLESEDCKLPAHPCATECKPLVRGPCVSTGPCAPAGLSGPAPQVSTQICTITEEIRDGKVISSREHLQPCPL, encoded by the exons ATGGCCACCCAGGTCTGCTCCCCCATCTTCTCCTCTGGATCTGCCAAGGGCCTGTGTGGCCCAGCAGGTGGCCTCTCTCGGGTGTCCTCCGTCCGCTCTGTGGGCTCCTGCAGGGTACCCAGTCTTGCTGGTGCTATGGGGTCCACCTCCTCTGTCAGGCTGGGCCTGTCCAGCTTCGGGAGCTGCTTGCCTGGCTCCTACCTGTCCACTGGGTGCCACCCCTCTGGCTTTGTTGGTAGTGGGGGCTGGTTCTGCGAGGGCTCCTTCAATGGCAGCGAGAAGGAGACAATGCAGTTCCTGAACGACCGCCTGGCCAACTACCTGGAGAAGGTGCGCCAGCTGGAGCGCGAGAACGCGGAGCTGGAGAAACGCATCCGGGAGTGGTACGAGTCTCAGATCCCATACATCTGCCCAGACTACCAGTCCTATTTCAAAACCATCGAGGAGCTCCAGCAGAAG ATCCTGCTGACCAAGGCTGAGAACGCCAGGCTAGTCCTGCAGATTGACAATGCCAAGCTGGCTGCTGACGACTTTCGGACCAA GTACGAGATGGAGCTGTCCATGCGACAGCTGGTGGAGGCCGACACCAATGGCCTGCGCCGGATCCTGGACGAGCTGACCCTGAGCAAGGCCAACCTGGAGGCCCAGGTGGAGTCCCTGAAGGAGGAGCTGCTGTGCCTCAAGAAGAACCACGAGGAT GAAGTCAACGTACTCCGTTGCCAACTCGGGGACCGACTGAATGTGGAGGTGGATGCCGCCCCCCCGGTGGATCTCAACAAGATTCTGGATGATATGAGATGCCAGTATGAGGCCCTGGTGGAGAATAACCGTAGAGACGTGGAGGCCTGGTTCAACacccag ATCGAGGAGCTGAACCAGCAGGTGGTGTCCAGCTCGGAGCAGCTGCAGTCCTGCCAGGCGGAGATCATCGAGCTGAGACGCACGGTCAACGCCCTGGAGATCGAGCTGCAGGCCCAGCACAGCATG AGGAATTCCCTGGAATCCACCCTGGCAGAGACCGAGGCCCGCTACGGCTCCCAGCTGGGCCAGATGCAGTGCCTGATCAGCAACGTGGAGGCCCAGCTGGCTGAGATCAGGTGTGGCCTGGAGCGGCAGAACCAGGAGTACCAGGTGCTGTTAGACGTCAAGGCCCGGCTGGAGTCAGAGATCGCCACCTACCGCCGCCTACTGGAGAGTGAGGACTGCAA gCTGCCTGCGCACCCTTGTGCCACGGAATGCAAGCCTTTGGTTAGGGGACCTTGCGTCTCGACTGGGCCCTGTGCTCCGGCTGGGCTCAGCGGCCCGGCTCCCCAGGTCAGCACCCAGATCTGCACCATCACCGAGGAGATCAGAGATGGGAAAGTCATTTCCTCCAGGGAGCACCTGCAGCCCTGCCCGCTGTAG
- the KRT13 gene encoding keratin, type I cytoskeletal 13 — protein MSYRLQSSSASYGGGFGGGSCQLGGGRSISACSTRFVSGGSAGGYGGGMSCGFGGGAGGGFGGSFGGGFGGGLGGGLGGGFGSSFGDYGGGDGSLLSGNEKFTMQNLNDRLASYLDKVRALEEANTELEVKIRDWHQKQSPSSPERDYSPYFKTIEELRDKILAATIDNNRVILEIDNARLAADDFRLKYENELTLRQSVEADINGLRRVLDELTLSKTDLEMQIESLNEELAYLKKNHEEEMKEFSSQVVGQVNVEMDATPGIDLTRVLAEMREQYEAMAEKNRRDAEEWFHSKSAELNKEVSSSTAMIQTSKTEITELRHTLQGLEIELQSQLSMKAGLESTVADTECRYALQLQQIQGLISGLEAQLSELRSDMECQNQEYKTLLDIKTRLEQEIATYRSLLEGQDARMAGLPSSGGSPGVSVTTTTSSLGRSTSDTRRL, from the exons ATGAGCTATCGTCTGCAGAGCTCCTCTGCCAGCTATGGAGGTGGTTTTGGGGGTGGCTCCTGCCAGCTGGGAGGAGGCCGCAGTATCTCTGCTTGTTCAACCCGCTTTGTCTCTGGGGGATCAGCTGGGGGCTATGGGGGTGGCATGAGCTGTGGCTTCGGTGGAGGGGCTGGTGGTGGTTTTGGGGGCAGCTTTGGAGGTGGCTTTGGAGGTGGCCTTGGAGGTGGCCTTGGTGGGGGTTTCGGCAGTAGCTTTGGTGACTATGGTGGTGGCGATGGCAGCCTCCTCTCCGGCAATGAGAAGTTCACCATGCAGAACCTCAACGACCGCCTGGCCTCCTACCTGGACAAGGTGCGCGCCCTGGAGGAGGCCAATACTGAGCTGGAGGTGAAGATCCGAGACTGGCACCAGAAGCAGAGCCCCAGCAGCCCCGAGCGGGACTACAGCCCCTACTTCAAGACCATTGAGGAGCTGCGGGACAAG ATCCTGGCGGCCACCATTGACAACAACCGGGTCATTCTGGAGATTGACAACGCCCGGCTGGCTGCGGACGACTTCAGGCTCAA gTATGAGAACGAGCTGACCCTGCGCCAGAGCGTGGAGGCCGACATCAATGGCCTGCGCCGGGTGCTGGACGAGCTGACCCTGTCCAAGACCGACCTGGAGATGCAGATCGAGAGCCTGAACGAGGAGCTGGCCTACCTGAAGAAGAACCACGAGGAG GAGATGAAGGAGTTCAGCAGCCAGGTGGTAGGTCAGGTCAACGTGGAGATGGACGCCACCCCCGGCATTGACCTGACCCGTGTGCTGGCCGAGATGAGGGAGCAGTACGAGGCCATGGCGGAGAAGAACCGGCGGGATGCCGAGGAATGGTTCCACAGCAAG AGTGCAGAGCTGAACAAGGAGGTGTCCTCTAGCACCGCCATGATCCAGACCAGCAAGACGGAGATCACGGAGCTGAGGCATACGCTCCAGGGCCTGGAGATCGAGCTGCAGTCCCAGCTCAGCATG AAAGCTGGGCTGGAGAGCACCGTGGCGGATACGGAGTGCCGCTACGCACTGCAGCTGCAGCAGATCCAGGGTCTCATCAGTGGCCTGGAGGCCCAGCTGAGTGAGCTCCGTAGTGACATGGAGTGCCAGAACCAGGAGTACAAGACGCTGCTGGACATCAAGACGCGGCTGGAGCAGGAGATCGCCACCTACCGCAGCCTGCTGGAGGGCCAGGACGCCAG GATGGCTGGCTTACCCTCCTCGGGAG GAAGCCCCGGCGTCTcggtcaccaccaccacctcctctttGGGTCGCAGCACTTCAGACACCCGTAGGCTTTAA
- the KRT15 gene encoding keratin, type I cytoskeletal 15 isoform X1 — translation MSTTFLQTSSSTFGGGSTRGGSLRVGGGGFGGRSLCGGGGSCSILASSARFVSSGSGGGYGAGMSCGFGGGAGSGLGGGGFGGGFGGGLGGGFGGGFGGGFGDYGGGGGSLLSGNEKFTMQNLNDRLASYLDKVRALEEANTDLEVKIRDWYQKQSPSSPERDYSPYFKTIEELRDKILAATIDNSRVILEIDNARLAADDFRLKYENELALRQSVEADINGLRRVLDELTLAKTDLEMQIEGLNEELAYLKKNHEEEMKEYGSQLAGQVNVEMDAAPGVDLTRVLAEMREQYEAMAEKNRRDAEAWFFSKTEELNKEVASNTEMIQTSKTEITDLRRTMQGLEIELQSQLSMKAGLEGSLAETECRYATQLQQIQGLISGLEAQLSELRSEMECQNQEYKTLLDIKTRLEQEIATYRSLLEGQDARMAGIGTREGGGGKVRINVEETVDGKVVSSRKREV, via the exons ATGAGCACCACATTTCTGCAGACCTCTTCCTCCACCTTTGGGGGTGGCTCTACCAGGGGGGGTTCCCTCCGGGTTGGGGGAGGCGGCTTTGGTGGGAGGAGTCTCTGTGGGGGCGGTGGAAGCTGCAGTATTTTGGCTTCTTCTGCTAGGTTCGTGTCCTCCGGGTCAGGAGGGGGCTATGGGGCCGGCATGAGCTGCGGCTTCGGTGGAGGGGCTGGTAGTGGTTTGGGCGGCGGGGGCTTTGGAGGTGGCTTTGGAGGTGGCCTTGGAGGTGGCTTTGGTGGGGGTTTCGGTGGTGGCTTTGGTGACTACGGTGGTGGCGGGGGCAGCCTCCTCTCCGGCAATGAGAAGTTCACCATGCAGAACCTCAACGACCGCCTGGCCTCCTACCTGGACAAGGTGCGCGCCCTGGAGGAGGCCAACACCGATCTGGAGGTGAAGATCCGTGACTGGTACCAGAAGCAGAGCCCCAGCAGCCCCGAGCGGGACTACAGCCCCTACTTCAAGACCATCGAGGAGCTGCGGGACAAG ATCCTGGCGGCCACCATTGACAACTCCCGTGTCATCCTGGAGATTGACAACGCCCGGCTGGCGGCGGACGACTTCAGACTCAA gtATGAGAACGAGCTGGCCCTGCGCCAGAGCGTGGAGGCCGACATCAACGGCCTGCGCCGGGTGCTGGACGAGCTGACCCTGGCCAAGACCGACCTGGAGATGCAGATCGAGGGCCTGAACGAGGAGCTGGCCTACCTGAAGAAGAACCATGAGGAG GAGATGAAGGAGTATGGCAGCCAGCTGGCAGGCCAGGTCAACGTGGAGATGGACGCGGCACCAGGCGTGGACCTGACCCGCGTGCTGGCCGAGATGAGGGAGCAGTACGAGGCCATGGCGGAGAAGAACCGGCGGGACGCCGAGGCCTGGTTCTTCAGCAAG ACAGAGGAGCTGAACAAGGAGGTGGCGTCCAACACAGAGATGATCCAGACCAGCAAGACGGAGATCACAGACCTGAGGCGCACGATGCAGGGGCTGGAGATCGAGCTGCAGTCCCAGCTCAGCATG AAAGCAGGGCTGGAGGGTTCGCTGGCCGAGACTGAGTGCCGCTACGCCACGCAGCTGCAGCAGATCCAGGGACTCATCAGTGGCCTGGAGGCTCAGCTGAGTGAGCTCCGTAGTGAGATGGAGTGCCAGAACCAGGAGTACAAGACGCTGCTGGACATCAAGACGCGGCTGGAGCAGGAGATCGCCACCTACCGCAGCCTGCTGGAGGGCCAGGACGCCAG GATGGCTGGCATTGGCACCAGAGAAG GCGGTGGTGGCAAAGTTCGCATCAACGTCGAGGAGACAGTGGACGGGAAGGTGGTTTCTTCTCGCAAGCGAGAGGTCTGA
- the KRT15 gene encoding keratin, type I cytoskeletal 15 isoform X2, which yields MSTTFLQTSSSTFGGGSTRGGSLRVGGGGFGGRSLCGGGGSCSILASSARFVSSGSGGGYGAGMSCGFGGGAGSGLGGGGFGGGFGGGLGGGFGGGFGGGFGDYGGGGGSLLSGNEKFTMQNLNDRLASYLDKVRALEEANTDLEVKIRDWYQKQSPSSPERDYSPYFKTIEELRDKILAATIDNSRVILEIDNARLAADDFRLKYENELALRQSVEADINGLRRVLDELTLAKTDLEMQIEGLNEELAYLKKNHEEEMKEYGSQLAGQVNVEMDAAPGVDLTRVLAEMREQYEAMAEKNRRDAEAWFFSKTEELNKEVASNTEMIQTSKTEITDLRRTMQGLEIELQSQLSMKAGLEGSLAETECRYATQLQQIQGLISGLEAQLSELRSEMECQNQEYKTLLDIKTRLEQEIATYRSLLEGQDARMAGIGTREVSLGGGGGKVRINVEETVDGKVVSSRKREV from the exons ATGAGCACCACATTTCTGCAGACCTCTTCCTCCACCTTTGGGGGTGGCTCTACCAGGGGGGGTTCCCTCCGGGTTGGGGGAGGCGGCTTTGGTGGGAGGAGTCTCTGTGGGGGCGGTGGAAGCTGCAGTATTTTGGCTTCTTCTGCTAGGTTCGTGTCCTCCGGGTCAGGAGGGGGCTATGGGGCCGGCATGAGCTGCGGCTTCGGTGGAGGGGCTGGTAGTGGTTTGGGCGGCGGGGGCTTTGGAGGTGGCTTTGGAGGTGGCCTTGGAGGTGGCTTTGGTGGGGGTTTCGGTGGTGGCTTTGGTGACTACGGTGGTGGCGGGGGCAGCCTCCTCTCCGGCAATGAGAAGTTCACCATGCAGAACCTCAACGACCGCCTGGCCTCCTACCTGGACAAGGTGCGCGCCCTGGAGGAGGCCAACACCGATCTGGAGGTGAAGATCCGTGACTGGTACCAGAAGCAGAGCCCCAGCAGCCCCGAGCGGGACTACAGCCCCTACTTCAAGACCATCGAGGAGCTGCGGGACAAG ATCCTGGCGGCCACCATTGACAACTCCCGTGTCATCCTGGAGATTGACAACGCCCGGCTGGCGGCGGACGACTTCAGACTCAA gtATGAGAACGAGCTGGCCCTGCGCCAGAGCGTGGAGGCCGACATCAACGGCCTGCGCCGGGTGCTGGACGAGCTGACCCTGGCCAAGACCGACCTGGAGATGCAGATCGAGGGCCTGAACGAGGAGCTGGCCTACCTGAAGAAGAACCATGAGGAG GAGATGAAGGAGTATGGCAGCCAGCTGGCAGGCCAGGTCAACGTGGAGATGGACGCGGCACCAGGCGTGGACCTGACCCGCGTGCTGGCCGAGATGAGGGAGCAGTACGAGGCCATGGCGGAGAAGAACCGGCGGGACGCCGAGGCCTGGTTCTTCAGCAAG ACAGAGGAGCTGAACAAGGAGGTGGCGTCCAACACAGAGATGATCCAGACCAGCAAGACGGAGATCACAGACCTGAGGCGCACGATGCAGGGGCTGGAGATCGAGCTGCAGTCCCAGCTCAGCATG AAAGCAGGGCTGGAGGGTTCGCTGGCCGAGACTGAGTGCCGCTACGCCACGCAGCTGCAGCAGATCCAGGGACTCATCAGTGGCCTGGAGGCTCAGCTGAGTGAGCTCCGTAGTGAGATGGAGTGCCAGAACCAGGAGTACAAGACGCTGCTGGACATCAAGACGCGGCTGGAGCAGGAGATCGCCACCTACCGCAGCCTGCTGGAGGGCCAGGACGCCAG GATGGCTGGCATTGGCACCAGAGAA GTCTCCCTGGGAGGCGGTGGTGGCAAAGTTCGCATCAACGTCGAGGAGACAGTGGACGGGAAGGTGGTTTCTTCTCGCAAGCGAGAGGTCTGA